Part of the Halorussus salinus genome is shown below.
GAGGTACTGCCGAACGGCTGGCGACAGACGGGGTGGTTCGCCGACCGGGACGCGTTCGCGGCGTTCTCGTCGTTCTGGCAACAGAACGCTCGATTCCAGTTGGAGCGACTCACTCGCGACGACGAACCCGAACCGCCGGGTGACGGACTCACCGACGACCAACGCGAGGCGCTTCGGACGGCGTACGAACGCGGGTACTTCGACATCCCGCGTCGGGCGTCCCTCGAAGACGTCGGCGCGGAGTTGGGTATCACCGCCTCCTCGGTATCCGAGCGGCTGCGTCGCGCCCAAACGCAACTCATCCGAGAGACGGTGGCGACGACGTGGCCGCCGCTTCCCGGCTGAACCTCGACGCGACCCGGCGTCGTACTCCGCGGAGGCGAACGACGGCGGCCGGTCGCGCCGAGGAGCCGACACCGCCAAAGTGAGGGCGCTCGAACTAGCCGAGATACCATGACGACGTGGGACGACCGATTCAGGAACGGCGACTACCCCCAAGACCCCGACCCGTCACCGGTTCTTCGCCGGTACGTCGATAGCTTTCCGGACGGACGGGCGCTAGACGTCGCGACGGGTACCGGGCGAAACGCCGTCTTCCTCGCCGAGGAGGGCTATCAGGTGGACGGTATCGACAAGTCCGGCGAGGGACTCCGAATCGCGCGCCGGAACGCGGCCGACCGCGGCGTCGCCGACCGCACGAACTGGATTCGGGCCGATATCTCCTCGTACACCTTCCCGGAGTCCACCTACGACGTGATTACCATCAGCTTCTATCGCGCCGTGGACCGGTTTCCGGACGTCAAGGAGGCGCTCGCGCCGGGCGGCGTCCTCTTCGTCCAGCACCACCTCCGAACGTCGGACCCGGTCGAATCGGGACCCAGCGGCGACCGCTACCGCTTCGCCGCCAACGAACTCCTCCACTCGTGTCTCGACTTGACGGTGCTGTACTACGACGAGCGCACGGAACGCCGCGCCGACGGGCGCTCGGGTGCCCTCACCCAAATCGTCGCGCGAAACTCGTCGGGCAACCACCAGTCGTATCCGCGGGCCTCGCTCGCCGAAGACGACGGTCAGTCGTGACAGTCGCTCGCGCTTCGCCGCCCGTTCAGGCCATCGAACGCCCCGAATCGCTGGTGCTGTAGAACTGGCCGTGGAACGAGTACGGCAGTCGATGCGGCGGCGGTGCGTACGGTTTTGGTTTACGCTGTCGATGTGAGTCTATGACCGACCGAGGCCCCGGACCCGAGCGCGTGTCTTCCCAACGGCAGCTGACGGTCGATTACATGCAGATGGCGGGCCGCCGGAGCAACGTCCACGGACTCGTGGAGGTCGACGTCACCGACGCCAGAGAACGGATTCGGACCATCGAGGAGGAAACGGGAACGGACCTCTCGTTCACGGCCTTCGTCGTCTCCTGTCTGGCGACGACCGTGGAGGAACAGCCACAGATCAACCGATACCACGATTGGCGAGGCCGAATCCACTAGTTCGAGGAGGTGGACGTGAACGTTCTCGTCGAACGGGAACTCGACGGCGGGCGAATCGGCGTCCCCCACGTCGTCCGAGCGGCCAATCGGCGGTCGGTCCGGTCGATTCACGACGAGATTCGGCGCGTCCAAGCGGACGCCGCGAGCGGCCCCGAAGGCGGACTCGCCGCGCTCGCCCGCCGCCTCCCCGGATTCGTCCGCAGACAACTCTGGCGACTCCCGCAGTGGTTCCCGTCACGGTGGAAGGACCTCGCTGGCACCGTCGCGGTCTCCTCGGTCGGGATGTTCGCCAGCGGAAACGGGTGGGCCGTCAGTCCCACGAACTACACTCTCCAACTCAACGTCGGCGGTATCGGCACCAAACCGGGCCTCGTCGATGGCGAACTCCGGTCCCGAGAGTTCCTGAGTCTCACCGTCACCTTCGACCACGATGTCGTGGACGGAGCGCCCGCCGCGCGGTTCGTCCGACCTCTCGGCGAACGGCTGGAAGCCGGGACCGGTCTCGACGCCGCGTTCGACGAATGACACCGTCGAACTTGCCGATACTATCGGTCCAATCTCGAACGAAAGATTCGATAACGAAGCGTGTTCTCCTGCCACTGGCAGTAATTCGATAGTCCGAGTCCGTTCGTTTCTGGCAACTTCTGGAATCCTCCGTTCACCGGCGCTATTATCCCAGTGTCGGCTTCCTTCCGAGGAGGCCGCCGTTCTCGGAACTTCCGGAAACCGCGCGCCGACGCTTAACGGACTACCCGAAGTATGCGATGATATGCGAGCGATACGACAGAACGGTGGGAGAGCAGACCCGGAGCTACCCGAGTTACAGACGGGCGTCCGTCTCCTCGACGTGGACGGCGAGGAGCGAGCGACCGCCCCGCTTCAGTCGCTGGTCCTCGACCATCTCCTTACGAACGACGGAAACGCGGTGTGGGTGGACGCGGCGGGTCACGCGGTCACCCAGTCGCTGGCCTCGCTCGCGCCGAGCGGCCGAACCCTCGGTCGAATTCAGGTCGCCCGTGGGTTCACCGCCCACCAGCACTACGCGCTCGTCCGCGAACTACGCGAACAGGTAGACGAGGAGACGTCACTCGTCGTCTGTCCGGCGTTCGACCACTGCTACCGCGAGGCCGAGACGTACGCCGACGAGGGCGAGGACCTGTTCCTCCGGGCGCTCGCGACGATTTCGCGCGTCGCCGACCGACACGACGTGCCGGTCCTCGTCACGCGCGCTCGGCAAGACGGGTTCTCGGACCCACTCGCCGCGGCGGCCGCCGAGACCATCCGGTGCGAACGAACCAAGCTCGGGCCACGGTTCGTCGGCGACGACTTCGAGACGCTGGTCTACCCGATGGACGACGGCACAGTCCAGACGACACTGACGTTCTGGCGGCGCGTCCTCGAAGCCCGCGTGTCGGCCAGCGAGACCGCGACCACCGGGACGTCCCACGAGACGGTCGCGCCGACCACGGAGGTGAGCTATGGGGCGTACTAACCCGACGTTCCGCGACCTGCTCACGTCGCTCGAAGACGACTGGCAGGACTACCGGCGGGCGCTCCGACGCCCCGACCAAGACCGCTTCGACCGCCTTTGGGAGGAGGCCCGCCAGCATGCCGACGCGGGCGGCTACCTGAACCACCAGAACCCGATGGTGGTCGTCCTGTTCTCGATGCTGCTGGCTCAAGAGCGCCGTATCGAAGACCTCGAAGCGGAACTCGAAGGCGGACGCTCCGAGGCGACCGAGACAGACGACGCGGCGTCGTAGCGGGATGCCCTACAAAATAGACTTTTTCGACGGCGAGGCCGTCGAGTGGACGCTGACCGAGGAGGGCGCGACGAACGAGCGTGTCCTCGATTACACCCCGACGTTCTATGTCGGCCGCGGTGAGGGTGACGAGCAGTCGCTCGCGGACGCACAGGCGACGCTTGAACAGTTCCTGACGGTCGCGCGGACGAGCGTCGAGGAGTGGCGGCCGGGCTTTCGCCACGACGCCGAGGCGATGATTCGCGTGGATGTAACGAGCGTCGAGGAGGTGTCGCGTCTCGCTCGCTGGATTCGGGAGTGGGGCGACCCCGGCGAGTATCGCTGTTTCAACGTGGACTTCTCGCGGGAGTTCCGGTACTGTCTCGAACAGGGGTGTTCGCCCACGCCCGAGCGCGAGGTTTCGACGCTCGCTATCGAGGGGCGGGCGCACGAGTTCGAAGACGAGGAGGTGCCCGCGCTGTCGGTCGGCGGCGAGCAGGTGGGTCGGTCGCCCGACCGAGCCTTGCGGCGCATCGAGGAGACTGTCGCCCGTCGGGACCCGGACGTGCTGGTCGTAGACTCGGCGCAACTCCTCGCGGAGCTGCACGCGCTGGCGGATCGCCTCGGCTACGACCTGCAACTTGGGCGGCGACCGGGCTTCCAGCAACTCGCCCGCGAATCGACCTATACCAGCTACGGGCAGGTCGGCCACTCGCCCGCCCGCTACAACGTGCCCGGCAGGGTGGTTATCGACCGCTCGAACACGTTCTTCTACGACGAGACGAACATCGCGGGCTGTATCGACCTCGTAGAGCGGTCCGGGAAGCCCTTACAGGAACTGTCGTGGGCGTCCATCGGGAACGTCCTGACCGCGATTCAAATTCGGGAGGCGCTCTCTCGGCGCGTGCTGGTGCCGTGGCAGGCGTGGCGGCCCGAGCAGTTCAAGACGATGGGGCAGCTTCAGGACGCCGACCGCGGCGGGTTCACGTTCGCGCCCGACGTGGGCGTTCACGAGGAGGTCCACGAACTCGATTTCTCGTCGCTCTACCCAAACATTATCTGTGAGTACAATGTCTCGCCGGAGAAGATTCGGTGCGACGGTCACCGTGGTCGAGACGACGTTCCGGGGCTTGGGTACTGCATCTGCGACGAGCGCGGGTATCTCCCGGACGTGCTACAACCGCTCATCGACGCTCGCGACGAGATTAAAGCCGAGATTCGCGCGACCGACGACGACGAGCGACTGGCCGAACTTGAAGGGCGGTCGGGGGCTATCAAGTGGATACTGGTGTCGTGTTTCGGGTATCAGGGCTTCTCGAACGCGAAGTTCGGCCGTATCGAGTGCCACGAAGCGATTAATGCCTTTGCTCGTGAGATTCTGCTCGACGCGAAAGAGCGACTGGAGGACGGCGGGTGGCGCGTGGTGCATGGGATTGTCGATAGCATCTGGGTTACTCCTCGGGAAAGCGTCGAGCAGGAGTCGCTGGACGATTTGGCTGAGGAGATCACCGCCGAGGTGGGGATTCGGTTGGAGTACGAGGCCGAGTACGACTGGACGGCGTTCGTGCCGTTACGCGACAGCGAGGCCGGGGCGTTGACGAAATACTTCGGGTCGGTAGCGGGCGAAGCCGAGTACAAGTATCGCGGCATCGAGTGTCGCCAGCGGAGTACGTCGGCGTTCGTCGCCGACGTGCAACGAGACTGTATCGAGGTCTACGACGAGTACCGGACGCCTGAGGCGGTCTGCGACCGCGTGGCCGCGGCGCTTCGGCGGCTACGCGAGGGCGACGTAAACCCCGAGGAGTTGGCGGTGAAGTCGCGGGTGTCGAAGCACGTCGAGGAGTACCACCGCTCGACGCGGACGGTTGCGGCGTTTGAATCGGCCGCAGATGTGGGCCGGGACGTGCGGCCGGGGCAGTCGGTCGAGTACGTGGTCGTAGACGACGCGAAGTCGTCTCGTGACCGGGTGGCGTTGGTCAGTGAGGCCGAGGAGTACGACGCGGAGTACTACGCCGAGCAGGTGATTCGCGCTGCCGAGAGCGTGCTATCACCGCTCGGGTGGCGCGAGAGTGAAATTCGTGGGTATCTAGCCGATAGGGAGGACGCGAGTCTGAGTCGGTATTAGTTCTGAGTAGGACTCTTCGTGTATTAGCAGAAGTTCTGCGTCGCGTACACCCGAGTTTTCCCGTCGATTTCGACAACGTAGATGCCGATACCTTCGTTCTGCCAGTAGTCTCGCAGGATGTTCTCGCGGTGGCCGGTTGAGTTCATCCACTGGTTCACGAGACCACGGGCTAGTTCCTTCTCGTTCGAGTAGTAGACCTGCTCGCCGTTCTCACGAATCACGTCCTCGTGAGCGTAAGTGTACGCGATGTTCTCAGCACCGGTGGCGTACTGGTTTCCATCCATCGACACCTTACAGGAGTAGTCGTACTTCTCGTAGCGGTCCTCCATCGTCTCGCCGTCGGGTGCAGTGTGAGCGAAGTACTGTTGGTCTCCCATGTCGTGGCTGTGGTAGCGGGCGATAGTTCGGAGTTCGGTATCGAAGTCCAGCGGTTGGAGGCCACGGTCTCGTCGGCGGTCGTTGATGCCTTCGTGAACCAGATACTCGATTTTGGTTCGATTGAGGTCGTCCCCGAGGAGGGCGGAATCACCTTCGTCGCTCGACGCTGACGTGGACTGGCGTGTTTCGGTGGCGTTCGCGACCGCGCCTTGCGAGTCGTCCAGCAACGACTCGGCGGGTGAGGTATCGACCGGGAAGCCCGGAATTGGCGCGAGGCCAAGCTGGCCAGTGGTGGCGAGTCCGAGAAGTAGCACGACGAGAACTGTTCGGAGACTCGGCGTCGCCAGCTTGAATTTGAGCCACGTTAGTTCGAACTTCTGTGAGAGGGCGCTCAGAACACCGCCGTCGTTGGTCGCGGAGTCGCGGATGCGGTCGAGTTCGTCGGTGAGGTTGTCGTCCTTGATTGACCCGTCGGTGTTGACATCCGGACTGGACGGGAAGTCCGCGTTCTTCTCGTTTCGTCCGGTTCCACTATGCGTATCGGGATTCGCTATCGGTTCGCGCGTCGTTTGACAACAGTGTTGGGCGTCGGCGAAGTACTCGTAGGAATCACCGCAGTCGCGACAGGTGAACTGCTGAGAGTCGTTCGTTTCGGTATCCGAGTCGCGCCGAGCGTCGAGGTCGCTCTGCAAGTGCTTCGAGTCGTCGCCAAAGAGATCGACAGCAGGGCAGTCGTGGTTCTCGGGGAGGGTGTGTTCACCGCAGACTTCTTTCCCGCAGTGGTTGCAGTCACGGGTCAGAGCGTCGGATGTTCCACAGTGCGAACAGGTTCCCATCTATCGAGTCCTATTTGTATCACAAGTTAATGGTTTTGCTCGTACACGAATGCCACCCCTCCACGACTATACCGCCCTCGAACGCGACATGTGTTTTCTCCTCGCCGAACACGACGACCCCTCAGGCCACGACCTCGGTGATGCGCTGGATAAACTGTACTCCTCGGGTGCAAGTCAATCGAGCGTCTACCCGGTGCTGAAAACGCTCCGTAGCGATGGTCTGGTTGAGAAGCGCGCGAGCGAAGGCTACGGGAGCGCCTACGTGCTGACCGAGGAGGGCCGTGAGGCAGTACGGGAGTATAGCGAGTGGGTTGGGGGGCGAGTGCCCGAGGAGTGAATGACTGCGGTTTCTTATTTCTGTCACGTAAATCGGTATGGGGTACGAAAACTAACCTCAAAACCATTCCGTTACGGATAGTTGAATTGGTCTATTCGGCCACTCTCACTTCCGGCCCGGACGGCGAGAGTCTTAGTGGGTTCCCGATTTCGATGACATGTAATACTAAGAGGAGACCGAATCGTATGAGAAAACTGATTACGGAATTGCGATGGTCAAACTGGCGAAGTGACCGGACGGCACGTGCGAGGCTACGCAGGTTGGGTGGAAAATCGTCGGAACGGGGGACTCGGCTGCGCGCGTAACTGAGGATATGGCCGGGCAGATTGCCGAGAGGAAAGAGAACGGGCGATATAACGATGATTCTTCTTTCCACTAATAGCGAAAGATTTGACGAGTTGGACTTCGTACCCCTCAGAGAAGAAAATGAGTTCAGAGACTCCTACTAATGGCTGCGGCAACGATTCTGCCCTATTTAAAGTGGAAACCAAGGAGTCTACTATCGAGGGGAACAAACATCTTCGCCGATTTCACGAGCGTGAAGGCTCTATTTTGACGTTTGAGTCTCGTAAGCAGGCCGAGATTGAAGCGATTCACCTCTCCTACATCGGGACAAGGGACCTCCGAATTCAAACGGTTGCAAAGAACGATACTACTCCTGCAGATGCATACCTAATTCCGACAGGAGGGTCGCGTCATGGTTATGGACGAACAACGGAGAATGCGACCACAGGATGGGAGAAAAAGCGAAAAGAGGTGCTAAATCGGGATGACTTCATTTGCCAGGAATGCAAGAGAACGGGTGGCCCAGCGGGAGAGGTGCAACTTCACGTTGATCATGTCACCCCAAAGAGCGCTGGCGGAACAGACGAGACCTCAAATCTTCGAACTCTCTGTAAGGAATGCCACCTCGAAAAGCATGGGAGTACGCCTCGTTCGTCCTTCCAAACAGACGATGAGATCGCTAGGGCTGTCGTTCGTACCGCTAACGCTGCTCAGTATCCGATTTTCACGATTTTCGAACTAAAGGATGAACTCGAAATCGGCTCTAATGCAATAAAGCGACTACGGAGCGTGATGTCGGAATTGGAGAAATGGGATAACTGGGGGGAAATAGAAGCAGAATACGGGAGTGTCTACTTCAAAAGAGAGGCGAACATAGATCGGAAATCAATCGAGATTCTTGGTGGGCAGGTAGCCTATCAGAATTATCTCTTGGATAGTGGTACTGCAGTACGGAGGCTTGACGATAAACAGAGTACGTCACTTTCAGATTTTAGCTAACCGGCACCACTTAGCTTCGTGAGCGCACCCACCCTCTCGTCGACATCGTCGAACAGGGTGAGAAGACCATCTTCTACAGCCCCGATGGTGGAGTCTTGTCGCGGCCCCGTTCGACGAGTCCGGCGTTGACGGGACCGAGCAATTCGAACGATAAAAAATTAATGAACGCTGAGTGCTACATCCGCAAGAGAGGAGTAGTTCTGGGGGCCGATTCATCCATGGTATCGGTAGGTGTTCGAGATTTAGAAGAAACGAACTTATTTCGATGGAATCCAAAATTATCATAAATTTTACTCTTATTATTTCACTATGTAGTCCTAAAGAGTTCTTGGATATCCATACTGAGTTTGTAGAAAATATAAATGTATTTACTATTTTATATATAAAAGTAATTAAAATGGATATTTCAGGTCAGAAGCGATCCGCAAGGGATGATGCACCATCACCAAATTGGCACGAATACACAAATCAGGACATCAAAGAAAACATTGAAGAAAGTTATCGAGAGGACTATCACGGGTGAATCACTTTCACTTTCAGTGCACTATAGAACGAACTTTATCACGACCCGGTTTCTCGGACCGGTGCATGGTTCCCACGCACCCAGAGTAGACCGGCACTGCGCGAATTGAGCTACCCGTCGGCGTTGAGGAGGTGGTCGGCGGTGCCAGACGCGGTGGCCCCGTCCTCGGCGGGAAGTCGCGGCTTACGTCGTGGATACCGGAGTCCATGCTTGAACACATCTGCTTCGTGGGGGTGTTCGGCGGCACGAGTAACGCGCTGGTGAACAAGGACCTAGATAGGAGTACCGTCGAGGTGTACAGTAACCGGGACGGCAACCTCGTGCAGTTCTTCCAGGTGCTATGCGACTGCGAGAAGGAACTGGTCGAGTGGCTGGAGACGGTGTTCTACTTTTTCCGTCTGATACTGAATCAGCCCCTGATCTTCGTTCAGCAATTCCCCTCACAAAGAATTAGAGCCGACAAACAATTTAAGTGCCGTAAGAATCTATTTTTAGACATAATTCCCTGGTGGGAAGTGATCTTGGCCTGATCCCCCGGAAGGCAGGGTTCGAATCCCTGCATGGGCATCGATTCCGCGGAAGCGGGGGGCAGGTCAAGGAGGTGATTCGACAAGTTATGGTAAACATCGTCGGAGCGGGTCTCGCTTCATACATGATGGCACAGTTCAGTATCGCATTCACAATTGGTATCGGCATCGTAATCACAATCCTCACCCTACCTTCCGCGGTTACCTCCCCAGAGGCATTGCTAATCCAATTTAATTGTATTCATCCGGTTTCAAAACATCTGCCGTCTTCTGAATCAAGGATGCGAATGCTTCTAGCGTCTCCTCGCCAAGTTCGTCATCGCTGTACTTCCCACTCGCTATTCGGTCGTAGATGGTCTCCGCAACCACACCCTTATCGAACGCACCTTCCTCCGGTTCCCCCTGCTCGATCTCGTTGAGTTTCCCTTCTACAGCATCGAACATCATCTTATGTTCGTGGTCGACAGCCTCAACCAGCTTGTCCGGATCCACATCGTCGGGGTATTGCTCGGCAACGACCTCGCAGAAGGTGTTCGCGGGGAGGCGTTTTTCAACCTTGACCGATTCTCGTCGGCGTCGTCCAGCACCTCACTCATGAAGATGATTCAACTCTCGTCGATGTCCTTTTCGGCCAGCATCTCTTTATGAGACGTAGCATCCTTGATATCGCCGTCATTGAGAAAGACAACGTAATCGTAGCCCTCGGCGTCGAGGAACCTAACCACGTATTAGGTCTTGGAGCCATCCCCCGAGTGTAGAGCGCGGTTTAAGTACGCCTCTAGTTGTGTGAAACGCTCAATTTCTCGCGGTATGGGAACTCTATCTTGTGTTTCGCTTTCAGTAGTTTTAAGTTTAATACGTGCATAATTCTAGTTAGGAAAGCCGAGGCTATTAGGGCTTGTTCTCACTTTGGGAGAACGGTCCACGGGTGTTCCAGCACCCGAGACCACGGCTTTCCAACGGGACTAGAAAGCCATGTTCGAGTCAAACCTACGCGAAGAAAAGCGTAACGCTCGCCAACCAGTTGTCGAACGCTTGGAGGGGGTGTAAGTATGGGATGCCAGCAGTGCGGTTGTCCCACTCAGTACCGTGTGTGTCGAGAGTGCGAGCGCATGGAGCGTGCCGAACAACAGGCGCGCCATTCCGAGCTTGGGCTTGATGTTGCGGACTGTCCCGAGTGTGGCGGTCAGACGAGTGGTGAGGGCGTCGTCTGTTGGAGGTGTCGCTAGATGGCGTTCGCCCAGTCGGAGTCCGAGACCGTGCGCGTCGAGACCAACGTCGAGCAAGTCCTCACGGGACTGCAGGTCGGTCTCGCTGGTGCGAAGGGGACGTGTTGCTGTTGTGGTCGAGAGTTGCATGACGGCCACGGTGTGACTGTCTACGCGTATCGCACCGCCGGGCACGACCAGTGGAACCTCCCGCGGGTGTACTGTCGGGAGTGTAACAGTGGTGAGGTTGAGACGCCGACGCTCGGGACAAATGAGGTCGTCGCGACCGCGTTCCTCGGAGTGATGCAGGTCGCGGCGGCGCAGACCACGCGGTTAGCGTTGACGGGCGTCGAGGTAGAGGAGTACAGCGGGCCGGACAAGGGAAGCGAGGCGTAGCGGACGGATCAGGGTGGGGCTTCCTTCTTGATTACCCGGTGTTGGTACTCGCCTAAGTAGTCCAGCAGACGCAAGTGTCGAGACGGACTGTACGCTTCTCGCTAACCAATGGAGTGTGTTTTGCGAGTTGGTTCCATTGGTTAGCGATATGCTGGTGCGAACCGTTTTCTTGCTACCAGACGACCACGCGGATATCTTTCGGGCGGGAAGAGTCAAAATTCGCCCTGATACTAACCAATGATTACTATCACGTAAAGGGTGTCATTGGTTAGTAGTGACACGGACCGGCGTTCAAATTGGAATAGCGAGCGCGTCGCGGTCGGGCGCAAAGTGTTTTGCGCACATAACTCGCGCGCGAGACCCGGTACGTCGCCGCCGTCGAGACAATCGTCCCGTCCCAGGAGGCCGAACTAGCGAAGTCGGGAGACGAGTACAAGGGCGAGGAGACCGTGTTCTACTGCGACCCGCCGTACGTCGGCAAGGAGGGGTACTACCCCGTCTCGGACATCGAGCATTCGGAGTTCGTCTCGGCGTTGGGCGAGTTGGAGGGCGACTGGCTGGTGTCGTACGCCGAACTACCCGGCGGGCTACGGGAGGAGTATCGGGTCGTCGGGCGCGGCGAGAAGAATTTCATGGGCAACGGGAAGTCGGGGAGCGCGAAGCGAACGCGCGAGCATCTGGTGATGAACGTCGAGTAGACCGCGAGAGACGTTTTGTTCGCTCTCTCGAATCGGTTACTATTCCACCATTCTTATGAAGTATTTTCACTTTCACCGAACTATCGAATCGGTATCATAACCCCCTCGTGAGTAGCGCCGGATATGGGCGTCGCACAGGTGCAGATCACGAAGAAGTCTCAGAAGTGGCGGTATCGCTGTCCGAACGGGCACACGTCGTGGGAGATGACAAATAACCACATGTGGTGTCGAGCGTGTGCGAACCAGTTGGACGTGGACCCCGAGTTCTGGGAGGTGTACGACCAGAAGACCGACGAGACGATTCCGAGGGAACAGGTGATTTTGGAGGCGTAACTTTATATTTAATCCTCTTTTTGATGTTCAGATCTCTATTAAGTAGAGTTCTTATTCCGGCCTAGGTTCTTTGATCAACAAATAATATTCAAATAGGAAATTATAATCGAAAAATGTATACAGGTATATGGTATTCTCTAGATGCGTTCATGAAAGCAGGTGCAATCGCAAGGGTACACGGGGACTTCGACACTATCGACACATCTGACTTCCCAGATGAAGATACGCAACACGGCGAAACCATTCGCTCCAGTCTCGAAGTCGGTCAAGCAGAAACGGATATCTACGGTCATCAAGTCGTCTACGGGCAGGCGGCTCATCAAGAGGCGACGGAGATAGAAACGTTCGGTATCAATCAGAACGGTCAAATCGGAATCGACGAGACGCGAGTCGATGTCGTAACGAACGTCACGGACTTTCTTTGCGTCCTCGGAGAATACGCAATCGTCGAAAGCACGGACGACACGTTTGCTTTCGACCTCCTGAGTAGAGCGACCGATACGACTGTCGAGAAGGTCGAGTTCGACATCAACTCTCTTATCGAAGCTCACCACCCGGAAGCGACGTTCTGGATGGGTGGATTCCACAATCGGTCGGGTGACGTAGACTCCGGCGATGGATACGGAGAAGGCGACATCTTCGAAGACGAGGATATCGGTGATGTCCTCTGGGAGTCGGACAAGAACCGAATCGGGATGCGGTTCGAGTTCGAGGACCAGATGGTCAAGATGATGGTCACACAGTCGGGGTACGCCGAGGTCTATCAGCCGAGTGGCTTCAGTTCGCTCGAATTCAGTCGTCTCGTGAACGAAGTCTTACTACCGCACGCACGATAGGAGAATCCAAATTATGTCCCAGACTCCATCCGAGATTCCAGACGACGTAGCATTTCACGTCATCGTCGAGGCGAGCGTCCTGAAAGAGATAGTCGAACCGCCAGTAAAATTGGCGAGCGACCAAACGACGAATGATAAAGCAGCTAACTTCCGGTGGTCCGAAAGCCAGTTGCGAGTCCGGACTGTCGATGGCTCGCAAATTATGATGGTCGAACAGACCGTTCCTTCCTCGTCCTTCGAGCACTACGACTTCCGAACGTCGGGTGAGATCACTTTCGGGACTGCCTGCAAACGACTCGACAATCTTCTCAAAGCCGCCGACAGTGACGACCTCGTTG
Proteins encoded:
- a CDS encoding helix-turn-helix domain-containing protein, which encodes MGLVATFEIHCEALPLTGVATAVPEATLVLELQFNHGARPLFLVTVTDGSPTAVENALADAYDVKEWTLVGRAGDTRRYQAVPALSFEEQLGDHLEDLSGLEALATADAIIERIEVLPNGWRQTGWFADRDAFAAFSSFWQQNARFQLERLTRDDEPEPPGDGLTDDQREALRTAYERGYFDIPRRASLEDVGAELGITASSVSERLRRAQTQLIRETVATTWPPLPG
- a CDS encoding class I SAM-dependent methyltransferase, whose amino-acid sequence is MTTWDDRFRNGDYPQDPDPSPVLRRYVDSFPDGRALDVATGTGRNAVFLAEEGYQVDGIDKSGEGLRIARRNAADRGVADRTNWIRADISSYTFPESTYDVITISFYRAVDRFPDVKEALAPGGVLFVQHHLRTSDPVESGPSGDRYRFAANELLHSCLDLTVLYYDERTERRADGRSGALTQIVARNSSGNHQSYPRASLAEDDGQS
- a CDS encoding 2-oxo acid dehydrogenase subunit E2; this encodes MNVLVERELDGGRIGVPHVVRAANRRSVRSIHDEIRRVQADAASGPEGGLAALARRLPGFVRRQLWRLPQWFPSRWKDLAGTVAVSSVGMFASGNGWAVSPTNYTLQLNVGGIGTKPGLVDGELRSREFLSLTVTFDHDVVDGAPAARFVRPLGERLEAGTGLDAAFDE
- a CDS encoding type B DNA-directed DNA polymerase, with translation MPYKIDFFDGEAVEWTLTEEGATNERVLDYTPTFYVGRGEGDEQSLADAQATLEQFLTVARTSVEEWRPGFRHDAEAMIRVDVTSVEEVSRLARWIREWGDPGEYRCFNVDFSREFRYCLEQGCSPTPEREVSTLAIEGRAHEFEDEEVPALSVGGEQVGRSPDRALRRIEETVARRDPDVLVVDSAQLLAELHALADRLGYDLQLGRRPGFQQLARESTYTSYGQVGHSPARYNVPGRVVIDRSNTFFYDETNIAGCIDLVERSGKPLQELSWASIGNVLTAIQIREALSRRVLVPWQAWRPEQFKTMGQLQDADRGGFTFAPDVGVHEEVHELDFSSLYPNIICEYNVSPEKIRCDGHRGRDDVPGLGYCICDERGYLPDVLQPLIDARDEIKAEIRATDDDERLAELEGRSGAIKWILVSCFGYQGFSNAKFGRIECHEAINAFAREILLDAKERLEDGGWRVVHGIVDSIWVTPRESVEQESLDDLAEEITAEVGIRLEYEAEYDWTAFVPLRDSEAGALTKYFGSVAGEAEYKYRGIECRQRSTSAFVADVQRDCIEVYDEYRTPEAVCDRVAAALRRLREGDVNPEELAVKSRVSKHVEEYHRSTRTVAAFESAADVGRDVRPGQSVEYVVVDDAKSSRDRVALVSEAEEYDAEYYAEQVIRAAESVLSPLGWRESEIRGYLADREDASLSRY
- a CDS encoding CAP domain-containing protein → MGTCSHCGTSDALTRDCNHCGKEVCGEHTLPENHDCPAVDLFGDDSKHLQSDLDARRDSDTETNDSQQFTCRDCGDSYEYFADAQHCCQTTREPIANPDTHSGTGRNEKNADFPSSPDVNTDGSIKDDNLTDELDRIRDSATNDGGVLSALSQKFELTWLKFKLATPSLRTVLVVLLLGLATTGQLGLAPIPGFPVDTSPAESLLDDSQGAVANATETRQSTSASSDEGDSALLGDDLNRTKIEYLVHEGINDRRRDRGLQPLDFDTELRTIARYHSHDMGDQQYFAHTAPDGETMEDRYEKYDYSCKVSMDGNQYATGAENIAYTYAHEDVIRENGEQVYYSNEKELARGLVNQWMNSTGHRENILRDYWQNEGIGIYVVEIDGKTRVYATQNFC
- a CDS encoding PadR family transcriptional regulator is translated as MPPLHDYTALERDMCFLLAEHDDPSGHDLGDALDKLYSSGASQSSVYPVLKTLRSDGLVEKRASEGYGSAYVLTEEGREAVREYSEWVGGRVPEE
- a CDS encoding HNH endonuclease produces the protein MSSETPTNGCGNDSALFKVETKESTIEGNKHLRRFHEREGSILTFESRKQAEIEAIHLSYIGTRDLRIQTVAKNDTTPADAYLIPTGGSRHGYGRTTENATTGWEKKRKEVLNRDDFICQECKRTGGPAGEVQLHVDHVTPKSAGGTDETSNLRTLCKECHLEKHGSTPRSSFQTDDEIARAVVRTANAAQYPIFTIFELKDELEIGSNAIKRLRSVMSELEKWDNWGEIEAEYGSVYFKREANIDRKSIEILGGQVAYQNYLLDSGTAVRRLDDKQSTSLSDFS